The genomic window tatctatagccaacccctttcaatttacttttgctgctaccaactctatacgatttgcttttggaaaaatttcagccataatatccgtatcaaaagcataattaccaaagatatcttcatcttcatccacataaaactgtccatcttcatcttcagtggcaaagttaccaggaacaagcttaataggagaaaaCTTACTAGGGGATTTTGTCTTATcattctttccattttctccttattttctttgaaataatcttgtctAAAAGCTGGACTTCTAATGAACTTAGCACGCACATATTCAATCTGAATATTGCTTGccacctctaattcttccttagacaaaatattattcatatcaaaaacagtatcaaccaacccGGCTTGAATTTCCATGTTAGTGTCACGACTTGGAGAATCCTCATTAGACTTCctgggagaagattccaaacttgaatcagattgcaaagaacgcTTTTGCTATGATTttagcagcctgtttggcaactttcctGGCTTTTTTCCTTGCTAACATCAACTTCGCCCCAATCTCTAGATCCCATACTAACATTTGAGTCACTAGATTCCAAAActtgttcctcctcctcctcaatattaacattatcaaggcctaactcagatgatAGTACATCATATTTGTTtttaaccacaacttcagtttgcaataatgcatccacaaaaggagtaaactcattctcaaaaggagtaaaagagaaaggAGTGCCTTTATTAAGCGAATTTTTACCCTTTACTGGTGTCCATTCATTATTAGAAGTGCCAACGCCTGATTCCAAACCAACACTACCAGCAGTAGCGTTAGGTTTTAATGGCCCAGACTTGTTGATACGGACTGAATGGTATTACCCTACTCGAACCCTAACTGAAAAATAGTATCCTGCGTGAACACGGACTTAGTGATAGACTGAGATTCCGTATTTTTCTTGGACACTGAGCTGTTTTGCTTATTCACGGCCTGAATACCAATATCTTGTTTGGTCGACTTTCCATCCTTAGTACTTAGCCTAGACACGGAAGTCCCAGACTGAGTTTGCATTGGCTTGTTTACCTGCGTAATAACTGCATGGTCTGCATGAGCATATTTTGGTTCCTGATTCTTACGAACAGCTAAAGCCTCCTTAGCTGCAATAGCATTCTTGCActgaataaacttcatctgagcTTCACGAAACTCTGCAGCAGATTTAGCAAGCTCCGTTTCCAACCGGTTATCTTCATCAACACTAGTTTGATGCTGCTCATTATTTGTACCAACTTCAGGAGGAGCGTTTTTATCTTTTGCCAAAACACCCACAGACTGATTACCAGACTGAACTGTCGTAACTGCATGGCCTGCATTGACAGAATTATTACGTGCAACAATATCTTCTTTGGATGCAATTGCATCATCATCTTTCTTTTGTTTAACCTGCCATTGTTGGTTATTCCCTTTCTTCTTATTAGCCAATGGAACACCTTCAAACTGTTTAGCTTTCTCTCTACTAGAAGATGCATTATTCTTCTTTTTACACTCATCATCAATATGCCCTATGATATTACAAGCAAAACAGAACTTAGGAGTATTAGGAATATCCTGATATTGCCAAAAATTTCTACCACCTGCAGTTAAAGCAATACGCTCAGGGATATGTTTTgcaaaatcaatatccaccaaaaCAGAAGCAAAGTGTCCATAAtctagatttagggttcttttgaTCCACCACAATTGGTGTTCCAAAAGTATTTCCCATTGAAAGAAGCGAGTTTTCTGTCCATAACTCCATTGGAAGCCCTGGAAAACGTACCCACACAGCTACATGAGAAGTCTTTGGCTTTTCTGAATTGAACCCTGAGTACCAATCTATTAACTTCAACGCATGATGATTGACAAACCAGTTTGAAGCACGAATCTTCTCCTTATCATCTGAACTGGATAACATAATAACAAAAAAACCTTTACTCATTGGCACAAACTTACACCTATTCACGCCAAGCTTCCATTGATCTTTTAGGTTTTTCTTAACATCATTGAACTTTAAACCCGTAGCATCTAACCTAGCAATAAAACTGTTTGGAAAAGGTTTACAACCCTCTTGGAAGAAATCATTAGGAATCTCAAGAGAAGGTTCTCCATCAACCAAAGTAGGGTTAGGTAGCTTTGAAATATCAACAGATGTTGGATTTAGGGTTACCCTCTTCTTAACTGTATCAGCAAACGAAAGTTTCTTAGAATAACTCTGATTAGAGGTGCTGGGATCATTAACAAGTGCTTCAATCATCATGACGCATCCTAAGATGGCCTAAATGATGAGCCAATTCTATAGATGAAAGAAAAAAGGGTCTCtccagacttttttgagttaacgtatataaaattcaacatttttatgaactctttctttttgtgtttgctttctctttctatttgattcaagatagatgaaattttttaggatttggattagttcttcttggtctttcatccttcttctattgtgaaatttgctttccttcatattttcttgaatcaacgtacacagaaaaggaaatttttactagacgtaatgccttagaacatattttttctgattacaatacattctTAAAaccttttctattaaagatgagtttatctagtttacaatttagtctctgaaaccAATTTCcgtcttataacgaagtgtgtagacttttttgggttaacgtatataaaattcaacatttttatgaactctttctttttgtgttggctttctctttctatttgattcaagatagatgaaattttttaggatttggattagttctgcttggtctttcatccatctactattgtgaaatttgacttccttcatattttcttgaatcaactataTGAGAAGAAAGTTCCTTGCTGGTCCTTTTTCCAAAAAAGAGTGTTCAATTTGATGCATGAATACTCAGTTAGAATGAAGAGTTTTATGTACAATACGGTAGcagaattgagaattttggatttctTTCGTGTTAAGCATAGGAAAGTGAAGATTTCAGATCCAAAGGAGTGTTATTGGACGCCTCCTAATAACAATGAATTGATGTTGTGTACTGATGGTGCCTCAAGAGGAAACCCGGGAGTggcaggggctggtgttgtggcTAGAAATGCGAGTTTGGAAGTGGTTGGGGCAATGTGTATTGGCTTAGGAATTGCGACTAACTATATGGCTGAGttatatggtattattgttggtcttGAATGGGCAATTCAATGGGGTTATGATCGTTTTTTGATTAGATCAGACTCTTCTTCGGTGCTGAAGGCTTTGGAGGAGGATAATGTTCCATGGTTTGCTACACAAAGATGGCTGAATGCTAAGGNNNNNNNNNNTTTTggttttgtctttatatttgattcaagatagaagaaatttgtttggatttggattagttcttcttggtctttcatccttcttctattgtgaaattttcctaatttcatattttcttgaatcaacgtacatagaaatgcaatttttactagacgtaaagccttagaacatattatttgtgattacaatacatttgtcaaactttttatgttaaagatgagtttatctagtttacaatttagtctcagaaatcaatttcggacttataacgaagtgtgtagacttttttgagttaacgtatataaaattcaacaatttttgaactctttctttttgtgttggctttgtctttctatttgattcaagatagatgaaatttttaaggatttggattagttctttatggtcatttatccttcttctattgtgaaatttgacttccttcatattttcttgaatcattgtacatagaaatgcaatttttactagacgtactgccttagaacatattaattgtgatttcaatacatttttcaaactttttctgttaaagatgagtttatctagtttacgatttagtctcagatattaatttccgacttataacgaagtgtgtagacttttttcagttaacgtatataaaattcaaaatttttatgaactctttctttttgtgttggctttgtctttcttattgattcaagatagatgaaatttgttaggatttggattagttctgaatggtctttcatctttcttctattgtgaaatttgacttccttcatattttcttgaaccaacgtacatagaaatgcaatttttactagaggtattgccttagaacataattaatcgtaattgcaatacatttttcaaactttttgtgttaaagatgagtttatctagtttacaatttagtctcagaaatcaagttccgacttataacgaagtgtgtagactttttgagttttttttttgttaagtccaaagtttattataacaaaaaaacgtaattacaagaattacaaaattggagcacaaaactccctaccctcataaaccaaaggggtctaaataacttCTAAGAAATAACTAAAGTAATAACCTCAAACtataaaattaaaagaagctacctatatctatagccaacccctttcaatttacttttgctgctaccaactctatacgatttgcttttggaaaaatttcagccataatatccgtatcaaaagcataattaccaaagatatcttcatcttcatccacataaaactgtccatcttcatcttcagtggcaaagttaccaggaacaagcttaataggagaaaaCTTACTAGGGGATTTTGTCTTATcattctttccattttctccttattttctttgaaataatcttgtctAAAAGCTGGACTTCTAATGAACTTAGCACGCACATATTCAATCTGAATATTGCTTGccacctctaattcttccttagacaaaatattattcatatcaaaaacagtatcaaccaacccGGCTTGAATTTCCATGTTAGTGTCACGACTTGGAGAATCCTCATTAGACTTCctgggagaagattccaaacttgaatcagattgcaaagaacgcTTTTGCTATGATTttagcagcctgtttggcaactttcctGGCTTTTTTCCTTGCTAACATCAACTTCGCCCCAATCTCTAGATCCCATACTAACATTTGAGTCACTAGATTCCAAAActtgttcctcctcctcctcaatattaacattatcaaggcctaactcagatgatAGTACATCATATTTGTTtttaaccacaacttcagtttgcaataatgcatccacaaaaggagtaaactcattctcaaaaggagtaaaagagaaaggAGTGCCTTTATTAAGCGAATTTTTACCCTTTACTGGTGTCCATTCATTATTAGAAGTGCCAACGCCTGATTCCAAACCAACACTACCAGCAGTAGCGTTAGGTTTTAATGGCCCAGACTTGTTGATACGGACTGAATGGTATTACCCTACTCGAACCCTAACTGAAAAATAGTATCCTGCGTGAACACGGACTTAGTGATAGACTGAGATTCCGTATTTTTCTTGGACACTGAGCTGTTTTGCTTATTCACGGCCTGAATACCAATATCTTGTTTGGTCGACTTTCCATCCTTAGTACTTAGCCTAGACACGGAAGTCCCAGACTGAGTTTGCATTGGCTTGTTTACCTGCGTAATAACTGCATGGTCTGCATGAGCATATTTTGGTTCCTGATTCTTACGAACAGCTAAAGCCTCCTTAGCTGCAATAGCATTCTTGCActgaataaacttcatctgagcTTCACGAAACTCTGCAGCAGATTTAGCAAGCTCCGTTTCCAACCGGTTATCTTCATCAACACTAGTTTGATGCTGCTCATTATTTGTACCAACTTCAGGAGGAGCGTTTTTATCTTTTGCCAAAACACCCACGGACTGATTACCAGACTGAACTGTCGTAACTGCATGGCCTGCATTGACAGAATTATTACGTGCAACAATATCTTCTTTGGATGCAATTGCATCATCATCTTTCTTTTGTTTAACCTGCCATTGTTGGTTATTCCCTTTCTTCTTATTAGCCAATGGAACACCTTCAAACTGTTTAGCTTTCTCTCTACTAGAAGATGCATTATTCTTCTTTTTACACTCATCATCAATATGCCCTATGATATTACAAGCAAAACAGAACTTAGGAGTATTAGGAATATCCTGATATTGCCAAAATTTTCTACCACCTGCAGTTAAAGCAATACGCTCAGGGATATGTTTTgcaaaatcaatatccaccaaaaCAGAAGCAAAGTGTCCATAAtctagatttagggttcttttgaTCCACCACAATTGGTGTTCCAAAAGTATTTCCCATTGAAAGAAGCGAGTTTTCTGTCCATAACTCCATTGGAAGCCCTGGAAAACGTACCCACACAGCTACATGAGAAGTCTTTGGCTTTTCTGAATTGAACCCTGAGTACCAATCTATTAACTTCAACGCATGATGATTGACAAACCAGTTTGAAGCACGAATCTTCTCCTTATCATCTGAACTGGATAACATAATAACAAAAAAACCTTTACTCATTGGCACAAACTTACACCTATTCACGCCAAGCTTCCATTGATCTTTTAGGTTTTTCTTAACATCATTGAACTTTAAACCCGTAGCATCTAACCTAGCAATAAAACTGTTTGGAAAAGGTTTACAACCCTCTTGGAAGAAATCATTAGGAATCTCAAGAGAAGGTTCTCCATCAACCAAAGTAGGGTTAGGTAGCTTTGAAATATCAACAGATGTTGGATTTAGGGTTACCCTCTTCTTAACTGTATCAGCAAACGAAAGTTTCTTAGAATGACTCTGATTAGAGGTGCTGGGAAGTGCTTCAATCATCATGACGCATCCTAAGATGGCCTAAATGATGAGCCAATTCTATAGATGAAAGAAAAAAGGGTCTCtccagacttttttgagttaacgtatataaaattcaacatttttatgaactctttctttttgtgtttgctttctctttctatttgattcaagatagatgaaattttttaggatttggattagttcttcttggtctttcatccttcttctattgtgaaatttgctttccttcatattttcttgaatcaacgtacacagaaaaggaaatttttactagacgtaatgccttagaacatattttttctgattacaatacattctTAAAaccttttctattaaagatgagtttatctagtttacaatttagtctctgaaaccAATTTCcgtcttataacgaagtgtgtagacttttttgggttaacgtatataaaattcaacatttttatgaactctttctttttgtgttggctttctctttctatttgattcaagatagatgaaattttttaggatttggattagttctgcttggtctttcatccatctactattgtgaaatttgacttccttcatattttcttgaatcaactataTGAGAAGAAAGTTCCTTGCTGGTCCTTTTTCCAAAAAAGAGTGTTCAATTTGATGCATGAATACTCAGTTAGAATGAAGAGTTTTATGTACAATACGGTAGcagaattgagaattttggatttctTTCGTGTTAAGCATAGGAAAGTGAAGATTTCAGATCCAAAGGAGTGTTATTGGACGCCTCCTAATAACAATGAATTGATGTTGTGTACTGATGGTGCCTCAAGAGGAAACCCGGGAGTggcaggggctggtgttgtggcTAGAAATGCGAGTTTGGAAGTGGTTGGGGCAATGTGTATTGGCTTAGGAATTGCGACTAACTATATGGCTGAGttatatggtattattgttggtcttGAATGGGCAATTCAATGGGGTTATGATCGTTTTTTGATTAGATCAGACTCTTCTTCGGTGCTGAAGGCTTTGGAGGAGGATAATGTTCCATGGTTTGCTACACAAAGATGGCTGAATGCTAAGGGTTTATATGGTGCTATTCGGTTTGAACACACTTTTCGTGAAGCGAATTTTGCTGCGGATGGAATGGCTAAGCGTGGTTGTTTGTTAGAAGAAGGAGCAGGTATTCACTTTGAGGGAAGACCagatttcttaagttcaattgagtttccaaatgtaatttattatcgttttaaatagtttgtgtgagtttttggggtttctatgacctcttttctcctaaactatcttgtaaatatcgtttcttgcaatataatttttgacttatcaaaaaaaaaaaaaaaNNNNNNNNNNNNNNNNNNNNNNNNNNNNNNNNNNNNNNNNNNNNNNNNNNNNNNNNNNNNNNNNNNNNNNNNNNNNNNNNNNNNNNNNNNNNNNNNNNNNNNNNNNNNNNNNNNNNNNNNNNNNNNNNNNNNNNNNNNNNNNNNNNNNNNNNNNNNNNNNNNNNNNNNNNNNNNNNNNNNNNNNNNNNNNNNNNNNNNNNNNNNNNNNNNNNNNNNNNNNNNNNNNNNNNNNNNNNNNNNNNNNNNNNNNNNNNNNNNNNNNNNNNNNNNNNNNNNNNNNNNNNNNNNNNNNNNNNNNNNNNNNNNNNNNNNNNNNNNNNNNNNNNNNNNNNNNNNNNNNNNNNNNNNNNNNNNNNNNNNNNNNtcaacatttttatgaactctttctttttgtgttggctttgtctttctatttgattcaagatagatgaaattggtttggaTTTCGATTAGCTCTTGttggtctttcttccttcttctattgtgaaattttctttccttcatattttcttgaatcaacgtacatagaaatgcaatttttactagacgtaatgctttagaacatattatttgtgattacaatacatttttcaaactttttctgttaaagatgagtttatctagtttacgatttagtctcagaaatcaa from Papaver somniferum cultivar HN1 unplaced genomic scaffold, ASM357369v1 unplaced-scaffold_166, whole genome shotgun sequence includes these protein-coding regions:
- the LOC113337642 gene encoding uncharacterized protein LOC113337642; amino-acid sequence: MIEALVNDPSTSNQSYSKKLSFADTVKKRVTLNPTSVDISKLPNPTLVDGEPSLEIPNDFFQEGCKPFPNSFIARLDATGLKFNDVKKNLKDQWKLGVNRCKFVPMSKGFFVIMLSSSDDKEKIRASNWFVNHHALKLIDWYSGFNSEKPKTSHVAVWVRFPGLPMELWTENSLLSMGNTFGTPIVVDQKNPKSRLWTLCFCGRNFWQYQDIPNTPKFCFACNIIGHIDDECKKKNNASSSREKAKQFEGVPLANKKKGNNQQWQVKQKKDDDAIASKEDIVARNNSVNAGHAVTTVQSGNQSVGVLAKDKNAPPEVGTNNEQHQTSVDEDNRLETELAKSAAEFREAQMKFIQCKNAIAAKEALAVRKNQEPKYAHADHAVITQ